A stretch of DNA from Fervidobacterium thailandense:
GTGTTTCCTTTTTCGGAACGGTGGACGATTTCTGGCGAAAGTACGGAAAATACTACCGTACCGTTTATACGGAACCGGGAGAAGGTGTTAAAAGAAACAGGATAGTGAGTGTGGAAGAACTGAACGACTTGATGAAAACTCACAATATTACACATATCAGGCCTTTAGGCCTGAGAGAGATTGTGAACCTACAATTTGAGAATGGGAAAGAGGGTGTCAAACTTGATTCTGAAAGGTGAACTGGTCACGTTGCGACCCATCGAAGTGGATGATGCAAAAGTATTGGTACCGCTGATAAACAGAGAAGAATTAAAAGAATATCTTAGTCTTGTTTATCCGCTTAACAACTTCCTTGAAGAGGAGTGGATAAAGCGGAACGCGATTAACCAGAACAACATAGTTTTAGTAATCGAATTTGAAGGCAACGTAATAGGAACTGCAGGGTTTCACAGTATCGATTGGATTAACAGGAGCGCCGAATACGGTATAGCCATTTACGATCCGAACTATTGGAACAGAGGTATCGGAACGGAAGTCACTATGCTCATGCTCAAATACGCGTTCGAATATCTCAACTTAAACCGTGTTTGGCTGAGGGTGGTTGAGAGTAATCAAAGGGCTATCCACGTCTATGAAAAATGTGGCTTCATCAAGGAAGGCAAAGAGAGGCAGGCAAGGTATTACAGGGGACATTACTGGGATTTTGTGCGGATGAGTATACTTGCCGAAGAATATTGGCGTATCAGGAGGTGAAAAACATGATGTTTTACGATCCCACGTTTGTGCTGCTGATACCCGCTCTCCTGCTGGCTTTG
This window harbors:
- a CDS encoding GNAT family N-acetyltransferase; amino-acid sequence: MSNLILKGELVTLRPIEVDDAKVLVPLINREELKEYLSLVYPLNNFLEEEWIKRNAINQNNIVLVIEFEGNVIGTAGFHSIDWINRSAEYGIAIYDPNYWNRGIGTEVTMLMLKYAFEYLNLNRVWLRVVESNQRAIHVYEKCGFIKEGKERQARYYRGHYWDFVRMSILAEEYWRIRR